A single Caretta caretta isolate rCarCar2 chromosome 2, rCarCar1.hap1, whole genome shotgun sequence DNA region contains:
- the FASTK gene encoding fas-activated serine/threonine kinase, translated as MLRLLPWLRALSQESTRPCVLQGLAASDTRGSRMYPSCYCAGKAKQRAVLLPLDPYSHGLLHSVPPDAGRTRGHGKRKSWSFIHEKMSYDTFFTMKRLIERSRSVGEVLRWVTQNPSKVSASHYPIALHKLGQLLQQPQGQAMVNGEHRGPSQVLEQPEFQALCQAIISGCSKFDNFSIVNCLYAAAALGLPGESALVQVLEDESRSRLGRFNQKDVSMVFSSVMRLHPSSPHPLVESCLGSLERHLEKERHPQTLFLLLSYYRLRAQALQGHPASDQQLLNNRKILRLVRHTLGQVSAVREHELALLDEMLALCAQEANNKALEAIFSSQLFYENRQERFIRSMAEWLPRKAENLTPYTMALIAKYVARHRLREPRLLDTIANFLLKRGEQLESKVIQKLVFPFSRMNYRPSNHSELFPKLEAILEQKAASSPLATVNILMSMFQLRHFPQAVLHQVFSPAFITNVMSSPYALIVRRYLSLLDAALELEFRDYSGPRLDPRYRVLMFDHALTADEANRKYSYKGLVAEALRQLVGEECYRQDEVLPPGYCTDFLLWINRSGTVLPLAHVPAAYKVACARPGVPLAASCLRSSVLALTADLQDFAPFAPETPSSPEGPPESSLTGHFMSTLCPAPGGPCYQPPSDYYCSLSKEHSLESQGSSTLSSPSECLAPQPAATSDCSPRGTSTAALFQFPISKILEEGEATAGCPGPDRKGKQAQEELDEGKAAPAEETCALPSPHLPSPKRGPSDGLQGAEEIQRVVLSVNDKWHYCQNSDILVGSRAMRDRHLQLLGYCLVQLPYMELEKVSGVEEAKHYLRQKLRELRF; from the exons ATGCTGCGCCTGCTGCCATGGCTCCGCGCCCTGAGCCAAGAGAGCACACGGCCCTGTGtcctgcaggggctggctgctagTGACACGAGGGGGTCCAGGATGTACCCGAGCTGCTACTGTGCGGGGAAGGCCAAGCAGCGGGCTGTGCTGCTGCCCCTGGATCCCTACAGCCATGGGCTGCTCCACAGCGTGCCCCCTGATGCTGGCAGGACTCGAGGCCATGGCAAGAGGAAGAGCTGGAGCTTCATCCACGAGAAGATGAGCTACGACACTTTCTTCACCATGAAGCGACTGATAGAGcggtcgcggagtgtgggggaagtGCTGCGTTGGGTCACCCAGAACCCCAGCAAGGTGTCTGCCAGCCACTACCCCATTGCCCTGCACAAGCTGggccagctgctgcagcagccgcAGGGCCAGGCCATGGTGAATGGAGAGCACCGTGGACCCAGCCAGGTGCTGGAGCAGCCAGAGTTCCAGGCGCTCTGCCAGGCCATCATCAGTGGGTGCTCCAAGTTCGATAACTTCAGCATTGTCAATTGTCTGTACGCTGCCGCGGCCCTGG GTCTCCCTGGCGAGTCGGCCTTGGTGCAGGTGCTGGAGGATGAGTCCCGGAGCCGCCTGGGGCGCTTCAACCAGAAGGACGTCTCCATGGTGTTCAGCAGCGTGATGCGGCTTCACccatccagcccccaccccctggtgGAGTCCTGCCTCGGCAGCCTGGAGCGGCACCTGGAGAAGGAGCGCCACCCACagaccctcttcctcctcctctcctacTATCGGCTCCGGGCCCAGGCGCTGCAGGGCCACCCAGCCTCCGACCAGCAGCTGCTCAACAACCGCAAGATCCTGCGCCTGGTCAGGCACACGTTGGGGCAAGTGAGCGCCGTACGCGAGCACGAGCTAGCCCTGCTGGATGAGATGTTGGCCCTGTGTGCTCAGGAGGCCAACAATAAGGCCTTGGAGGCCATCTTCAGCTCACAGCTCTTCTATGAGAACCGCCAGGAGCGCTTTATCCGCAGCATGGCAG AGTGGCTCCCAAGGAAGGCCGAGAACCTCACCCCCTACACCATGGCGCTGATTGCCAAGTACGTGGCCCGGCACAGGCTGCGTGAGCCGCGCCTGCTTGACACCATCGCCAACTTCCTGCTGAAGCGtggggagcagctggagagcaAG GTGATCCAGAAGCTGGTGTTTCCCTTCAGCCGCATGAATTACCGGCCATCTAACCACAGCGAGCTCTTCCCCAAGCTGGAGGCCATCCTGGAGCAGAAGGCAGCCAGCTCACCCCTGGCCACTGTCAACATCCTCATGTCCATGTTCCAGCTCAGGCACTTCCCCCAGGCTGTCCTGCAccaggttttctccccagccTTCATCACCAATGTCATGA GCAGCCCTTATGCGCTGATCGTGCGCCGCTACCTCTCTCTGCTGGATGCAGCGCTGGAGCTGGAGTTCCGAGATTACAGCGGCCCCCGCCTTGACCCACGCTACCGGGTCCTCATGTTCGACCACGCTCTGACAGCTGACGAGGCCAACAGGAAATACAG TTACAAGGGGCTGGTGGCTGAAGCCCTTCGGCAGCTGGTGGGAGAGGAGTGCTACCGGCAGGATGAGGTGCTGCCCCCTGGATACTGCACAG ATTTCCTGTTGTGGATTAACCGCTCGGGCACGGTCCTGCCTCTtgcccatgtccctgcagcctacAAGGTCGCCTGCGCCCGCCCTGGGGTGCCCCTGGCTGCCAGCTGCCTGCGTTCCAGCGTCCTGGCCCTTACCGCTGACTTGCAGGACTTCGCACCATTCGCTCCGGAGACACCCAGCAGCCCCGAAGGCCCCCCGGAGAGCAGCCTCACTGGGCATTTCATGTCCacgctctgccctgccccagggggcCCTTGCTACCAGCCCCCATCGGATTATTACTGCAGCCTGAGCAAAGAGCACTCTCTGGAGAGCCAGGGCAGCTCCACGCTGAGCAGCCCCTCGGAGTGCCTGGCCCCACAGCCTGCTGCCACTTCTGACTGCTCCCCCAGGGGCACCTCCACAGCTGCCCTCTTCCAGTTCCCGATCAGCAAGAtcctggaggagggggaggcaaCAGCTGGCTGCCCGGGGCCTGATCGCAAGGGAAAGCAGGCCCAGGAGGAGCTGGACGAGGGGAAGGCAGCCCCGGCCGAGGAGACCTGtgctctgccctccccacacctgcccaGCCCCAAGAGAGGGCCGAGCGAcgggctgcagggagctgaagAGATTCAGAG GGTGGTCCTCTCAGTCAATGACAAGTGGCATTACTGCCAGAACTCAGACATCCTGGTGGGCTCGCGAGCCATGAGGGACAGGCACTTGCAGCTGCTGGGCTACTGCCTGGTTCAG